From Streptomyces sp. NBC_01754, a single genomic window includes:
- a CDS encoding nuclear transport factor 2 family protein, which produces MTDTTAQAAGTVGGASAGVSAASPAATAAAARAVVQAYWAAANARDWDAFAAVLADDVVHDLPQSRERIRGKERYVAFNRACPGERHTRIERLVADGEEPQAAARTLVTAGLDQMHAVHFFTFDAEGRITSVTDFWPEPYEPPAGREHLVERY; this is translated from the coding sequence ATGACTGACACGACTGCACAGGCCGCCGGGACGGTCGGCGGAGCGTCTGCCGGGGTCTCTGCCGCATCACCCGCCGCCACGGCCGCCGCGGCACGGGCCGTGGTGCAGGCGTACTGGGCCGCGGCGAACGCCCGCGACTGGGACGCCTTCGCCGCCGTACTCGCCGACGACGTGGTCCACGACCTGCCGCAGAGCCGCGAGCGGATCCGCGGCAAGGAGCGGTACGTCGCGTTCAACCGCGCCTGCCCGGGGGAGCGGCACACCCGGATCGAGCGGCTCGTGGCCGACGGGGAGGAGCCTCAGGCCGCTGCCCGGACACTGGTCACGGCAGGTCTCGACCAGATGCACGCCGTCCACTTCTTCACCTTCGACGCCGAGGGCCGGATCACCTCGGTGACGGACTTCTGGCCGGAGCCGTACGAACCCCCGGCGGGCCGGGAGCACCTGGTGGAACGCTACTGA